A stretch of the Streptosporangium sp. NBC_01755 genome encodes the following:
- a CDS encoding GuaB1 family IMP dehydrogenase-related protein, which translates to MKFLNESVPAYDLTYSDVFMVPSLSSVGSRLAVDLSSRDGTGTTIPIVVANMTAVAGKRMAETVARRGGITVIPQDIPIDVVANVVDWVKKRDLIHDTPLTLTPHDTVGEALNLLPKRAHGAIIVVDWENRPVGVVTEGDCSGVDMYTQLSQVMSDNLLTLPAGLDPREVFDRLHEGRHRLAPVVDGDGRLVGILTRTGALRSTLYQPAVDDSGRLRVAAAVGVNGDVAAKAKEILDAGVDCLVVDTAHGHQEKMISALRAVRGLDPGVPVAAGNVVTAEGVRDLVDAGADILKVGVGPGAMCTTRMMTGVGRPQFSAVLECSAEARRLGRHVWADGGVRHPRDVALALAAGAANVMIGSWFAGTYESPGDTRTAPDGRKYKENFGMASARAVMLRTAEDSPFERARKALFEEGISTSRMYLDPAMPSVEDQIDAIVAGLRSSCTYAGASTLEEFHERAVIGVQSASGYTEGMPLHQSW; encoded by the coding sequence GTGAAATTTCTCAACGAGTCGGTCCCGGCCTACGACCTGACCTACAGCGACGTGTTCATGGTGCCGTCGCTCTCCTCCGTCGGCTCACGGCTCGCCGTCGACCTCTCCAGCCGGGACGGCACCGGAACCACCATCCCCATCGTGGTCGCCAACATGACGGCCGTGGCGGGAAAGCGGATGGCCGAGACCGTCGCGCGCCGGGGCGGGATCACCGTGATCCCACAGGACATCCCGATCGACGTGGTCGCCAATGTCGTCGACTGGGTCAAGAAGCGCGATCTGATCCACGACACACCGCTGACGCTCACCCCGCACGACACCGTCGGCGAGGCGCTCAACCTGCTGCCCAAACGGGCCCACGGCGCCATCATCGTCGTCGACTGGGAGAACCGCCCGGTCGGCGTGGTCACCGAGGGCGACTGTTCCGGCGTGGACATGTACACGCAGCTCTCCCAGGTGATGTCCGACAACCTGCTCACCCTGCCCGCCGGGCTCGACCCGCGCGAGGTCTTCGACCGCCTCCACGAGGGCCGCCACCGGCTCGCCCCCGTCGTGGACGGCGACGGCCGGCTGGTCGGCATCCTGACCAGGACCGGCGCGCTGCGCTCCACCCTCTACCAGCCCGCGGTCGACGACTCGGGCAGGCTCCGCGTCGCCGCGGCCGTCGGCGTCAACGGCGACGTGGCCGCCAAGGCCAAGGAGATCCTCGACGCCGGGGTGGACTGCCTGGTCGTGGACACCGCCCACGGCCACCAGGAGAAGATGATCAGCGCCCTGCGGGCGGTTCGCGGGCTCGACCCCGGTGTACCCGTCGCGGCGGGCAACGTCGTCACCGCCGAGGGCGTGCGCGACCTGGTCGACGCGGGAGCCGACATCCTGAAGGTCGGCGTCGGCCCCGGGGCCATGTGCACCACCCGGATGATGACCGGCGTGGGCCGCCCGCAGTTCTCCGCCGTGCTGGAGTGCTCCGCGGAGGCTCGCAGGCTGGGCCGCCACGTGTGGGCCGACGGCGGCGTCCGCCACCCCCGTGACGTGGCCCTGGCCCTGGCCGCCGGAGCGGCCAACGTGATGATCGGTTCCTGGTTCGCCGGCACCTACGAATCGCCTGGCGACACCCGTACCGCCCCCGACGGGCGCAAGTACAAGGAGAACTTCGGAATGGCCTCGGCCCGCGCGGTGATGCTGCGCACCGCCGAGGACTCCCCCTTCGAGAGGGCCCGCAAGGCACTGTTCGAGGAGGGCATCTCCACCTCCAGGATGTACCTCGACCCGGCCATGCCCAGCGTCGAGGACCAGATCGACGCCATCGTGGCCGGTCTGCGCTCCTCGTGCACCTACGCGGGCGCCTCCACGCTGGAGGAGTTCCACGAGCGCGCGGTGATCGGTGTGCAGAGCGCGTCCGGCTACACCGAGGGCATGCCGCTCCACCAGAGCTGGTGA
- a CDS encoding ATP-binding protein — MDPCQATEPPLPQHTSRDDEYDRVPRALALRFTGWHLWYGKATGHWWALSPVWCRQRIGLIEADTPAELAAQMQHIENFHPHLAPDQPNRPLSTKEAPHPGAARTSRSPGIPSTTGSRAREVTEMATRLLSALVGVLADRFRTPVGGAMRSPHLGRIPGWSAPLGHTPVISQRFAATPDQVRPARVFVAELLGDDHPLRDDAILLTSELATNAVEYSSGPVDRPREFVVTVAFISHGVLITVQDSGTSEIPCTRKPGLDATGGRGLMLVNDLATRWGFHRDSSGTLIWFELEQNSPSGRCHSRPGPENGRG, encoded by the coding sequence ATGGATCCCTGCCAGGCCACCGAGCCTCCGCTTCCGCAACACACATCGCGGGACGACGAATACGACCGGGTGCCGCGCGCGCTGGCGCTGCGGTTCACCGGCTGGCACCTCTGGTACGGCAAGGCCACCGGACACTGGTGGGCGCTCTCCCCCGTCTGGTGCAGGCAGCGCATCGGCCTGATCGAGGCCGACACCCCCGCCGAACTGGCCGCCCAGATGCAGCACATCGAGAACTTCCACCCCCACCTCGCCCCCGACCAGCCCAACCGCCCCCTCTCAACGAAAGAAGCCCCGCACCCGGGGGCAGCACGGACGTCAAGGTCGCCGGGAATCCCGAGCACAACGGGATCGCGAGCACGGGAGGTGACCGAGATGGCAACGCGCCTGCTGTCCGCACTCGTCGGCGTACTCGCTGACCGCTTCCGTACACCAGTCGGCGGCGCCATGCGGTCACCGCACCTGGGCCGAATCCCCGGCTGGTCAGCGCCTCTGGGCCACACGCCCGTCATCTCCCAACGGTTCGCGGCCACCCCCGACCAGGTCAGACCCGCACGCGTCTTCGTCGCCGAACTCCTCGGCGACGACCACCCGCTCCGCGACGACGCCATACTCCTCACCAGCGAACTCGCCACCAACGCCGTCGAGTACTCCAGCGGACCGGTCGACCGGCCACGAGAGTTCGTCGTTACGGTGGCCTTCATCTCCCATGGCGTACTGATCACCGTTCAGGACTCCGGCACATCGGAGATTCCCTGTACGAGAAAGCCCGGCCTGGACGCCACCGGTGGCCGAGGACTCATGCTCGTCAACGACCTCGCCACCCGCTGGGGATTCCACCGCGATTCCAGTGGAACCCTGATCTGGTTCGAGCTCGAACAGAACAGCCCGTCTGGAAGGTGTCACAGCCGACCCGGTCCGGAGAACGGGAGGGGATGA
- a CDS encoding helix-turn-helix transcriptional regulator, whose protein sequence is MEGLTIEELIKQSRQAKGLTQASLADRLARASGQATITRNEVSRWERGKRLPLAWLPWLSIVLDLPLAVLDQAVVLSRAKRLGVTPPSMNGDRLTLFSDGWTRENNDAMAAGLVAESEAMSEESALRVAHEWLIVEPPQLHEIRAGRRIGHSLIDKIETRVDHLRHLDDYVGGTDLHALVSQELEATATVAREAAYREDVGRRLLKAVGELCQLAGWVTSDAGLYGRARTYYVKGIQAAHVAGDEPTAANLLSSLSYQMANVGDPRKAAVLARTAVKGAERSSTPLTRALLLERVAWAHAKAGDSALTEWTLDEVDQVFGLHREGDEDPKWVYWLDRGEVDVMAGRCFTELGRPLKAEPLLIQGIDSYDATRARELSLYLSWLADAYAQAREIEQATAAASKSLNLAVKVNSARVTDRIELIRSRLRPFADTAAVRRFEDLCQSAVLSRS, encoded by the coding sequence GTGGAGGGTCTGACGATCGAGGAACTGATCAAGCAGTCCCGGCAGGCCAAGGGCCTCACTCAGGCGAGCCTCGCCGACCGGCTCGCCCGAGCGTCCGGGCAGGCCACGATCACTCGCAACGAGGTCTCCCGCTGGGAGCGCGGCAAGCGGCTGCCCTTGGCCTGGCTGCCGTGGTTGAGCATCGTGCTGGACCTCCCGCTGGCCGTACTGGACCAGGCGGTCGTGCTGTCCCGCGCCAAGCGACTGGGCGTCACTCCGCCGAGCATGAACGGCGATCGCCTGACGCTGTTCAGTGACGGCTGGACGCGAGAGAACAACGATGCGATGGCCGCCGGGCTGGTCGCCGAGAGCGAGGCCATGTCGGAGGAGTCCGCGCTTCGCGTCGCCCACGAGTGGCTGATCGTGGAGCCGCCGCAGCTCCATGAGATCCGGGCGGGACGTCGTATCGGTCATTCACTGATCGACAAGATCGAGACCCGGGTCGACCATTTGCGGCACCTCGATGACTACGTGGGCGGCACGGACCTGCACGCGCTCGTCTCCCAGGAGTTGGAGGCCACCGCCACGGTCGCCAGGGAGGCCGCCTACCGTGAGGACGTGGGCCGCCGACTCCTGAAGGCTGTGGGAGAGCTCTGTCAGCTCGCGGGATGGGTGACCTCCGACGCTGGACTGTATGGTCGAGCCCGGACTTACTACGTCAAAGGCATCCAAGCCGCGCATGTCGCCGGGGATGAGCCGACGGCGGCCAATCTGCTGTCCTCGTTGAGTTACCAGATGGCCAACGTGGGAGACCCCAGGAAGGCGGCCGTGCTGGCCCGTACGGCGGTCAAGGGCGCCGAGCGATCAAGCACCCCGCTCACCCGCGCTCTGCTGTTGGAACGAGTGGCCTGGGCACACGCCAAAGCGGGAGATTCGGCGCTCACCGAATGGACACTCGACGAGGTCGACCAGGTGTTCGGGCTGCACCGAGAGGGCGATGAGGACCCGAAGTGGGTCTACTGGCTGGACCGGGGCGAGGTCGATGTGATGGCCGGCCGGTGCTTCACCGAGCTCGGCCGCCCGCTCAAGGCTGAACCGTTGCTCATCCAGGGCATCGACAGCTACGACGCCACGCGTGCGCGGGAGCTTTCGCTCTATCTGAGCTGGCTCGCCGATGCCTACGCCCAGGCCCGCGAGATCGAGCAGGCCACAGCGGCAGCCTCGAAGTCGTTGAACCTGGCGGTCAAGGTCAACTCAGCCCGCGTCACCGACCGCATAGAGCTCATCCGGTCCCGGCTCCGGCCTTTCGCGGACACCGCGGCGGTCCGAAGATTCGAGGACCTCTGCCAGTCGGCGGTACTGAGCCGATCATAA
- the tnpC gene encoding IS66 family transposase: protein MIPAEGERPSYGELAALVVALTARLDVLEARVVELEAENAQLKAENAELRAENAELRRQVGRNSRNSSQPPSADGLAKPPPKSMRGRSGRRPGKQPGTSGTALMQVDCPTWTVPHLPSACGGCGGDLTDATPAGVAVIRQVFDIPEVKAEVTAHELHALACGGCGTVTRAAAPAFATAPAVYGPRVSALAAYLSAQHHIPVGRVAEVLADLAGIEVSTGWISDTVTKVAQVLAPVNARIRDAIAAASVAHFDESVTRVSGRNHWLHVAATPALTAYHIDAHGRGTESITAFGILPRFTGVAVHDAYRSYQAFEGCTHALCNAHIVREAAGIGEYDLRARADGWAEALVLLLGDGYRWVAAWRDKGHDRLPDFKLKDLSQRFDDLVERALTAHSPRGTGKQSPARNLALRLRTRKSEVLRFATDFTVAYSNNVAEQAIRMIKTKTKVSGGFRTLKGAQTFLAYPRLHLHRPKERSPRRSRAARRAARQSLDARTHAMT from the coding sequence GTGATTCCGGCTGAGGGCGAGCGTCCGTCATACGGCGAGCTTGCCGCTTTGGTCGTGGCGCTGACCGCCCGGCTGGATGTGCTGGAAGCGCGGGTCGTCGAGTTGGAGGCGGAAAACGCCCAGCTCAAAGCGGAGAACGCGGAGTTGCGGGCTGAGAATGCCGAGCTGCGGCGGCAGGTAGGGCGAAACTCGCGTAATTCCTCGCAACCTCCGTCGGCCGATGGCCTGGCCAAGCCACCGCCCAAGTCGATGCGGGGTAGGAGCGGACGTCGCCCCGGTAAGCAGCCCGGCACGTCGGGGACGGCGTTGATGCAGGTGGACTGCCCGACATGGACGGTGCCGCACCTTCCATCTGCGTGTGGCGGGTGTGGCGGGGACCTGACCGATGCAACCCCGGCGGGCGTTGCGGTGATTCGGCAGGTTTTCGACATCCCCGAGGTCAAGGCCGAGGTCACCGCGCATGAGTTGCACGCCCTGGCCTGTGGCGGTTGCGGGACGGTGACCCGTGCTGCGGCTCCGGCGTTCGCCACGGCCCCGGCGGTGTACGGGCCACGGGTGAGCGCGCTGGCCGCCTACCTGTCCGCCCAGCACCACATCCCGGTTGGGCGGGTCGCCGAAGTCCTCGCCGATCTGGCCGGGATCGAGGTGTCGACCGGGTGGATCAGCGACACGGTCACGAAGGTGGCCCAGGTCCTGGCGCCGGTCAACGCACGGATCCGTGACGCGATCGCCGCTGCGAGCGTCGCGCACTTCGATGAGAGCGTCACCCGCGTGAGCGGCAGGAACCACTGGCTGCACGTGGCCGCCACACCTGCGCTGACCGCCTACCACATCGACGCCCACGGGCGCGGCACCGAGTCGATCACCGCGTTCGGGATCCTTCCCCGCTTCACCGGCGTGGCCGTCCACGACGCCTACCGCTCCTACCAGGCATTCGAGGGCTGCACGCACGCCTTGTGCAATGCGCACATCGTCCGGGAGGCCGCCGGGATCGGCGAGTACGACCTTCGCGCGCGGGCCGATGGCTGGGCTGAGGCGCTGGTGCTGTTACTCGGTGACGGATACCGGTGGGTGGCCGCCTGGCGAGACAAAGGGCATGACCGCCTGCCGGACTTCAAGCTGAAGGACCTGTCCCAGCGCTTCGACGACCTGGTGGAACGAGCGTTGACCGCGCATTCCCCACGCGGAACGGGCAAGCAGAGCCCTGCACGTAACCTGGCGCTACGCCTGCGAACCCGAAAGAGTGAGGTGCTGCGGTTCGCCACCGACTTCACTGTGGCGTACTCCAACAACGTCGCGGAGCAGGCCATCCGTATGATCAAGACGAAGACCAAGGTCAGCGGTGGTTTTCGCACGCTCAAGGGCGCCCAGACTTTCCTGGCCTATCCGCGGCTACATCTCCACCGTCCGAAAGAACGGTCTCCGCGCCGCTCACGCGCTGCACGACGCGCTGCTCGGCAATCCCTGGATGCCCGCACTCACGCGATGACCTGA
- the tnpC gene encoding IS66 family transposase, with amino-acid sequence MIPAEGERPSYGELAALVVTLTARLDVLEARVVELEAENAQLKAENAELRAENAELRRQVGRNSRNSSQPPSADGLAKPPPKSMRGRSGRRPGKQPGTSGTALMQVDCPTWTVPHLPSACGGCGGDLTDATPAGVAVIRQVFDIPEVKAEVTAHELHALACGGCGTVTRAAAPAFATAPAVYGPRVSALAAYLSAQHHIPVGRVAEVLADLAGIEVSTGWISDTVTKVAQVLAPVNARIRDAIAAASVAHFDESVTRVSGRNHWLHVAATPALTAYHIDAHGRGTESITAFGILPRFTGVAVHDAYRSYQAFEGCTHALCNAHIVREAAGIGEYDLRARADGWAEALVLLLGDGYRWVAAWRDKGHDRLPDFKLKDLSQRFDDLVERALTAHSPRGTGKQSPARNLALRLRTRKSEVLRFATDFTVAYSNNVAEQAIRMIKTKTKVSGGFRTLKGAQTFLAIRGYISTVRKNGLRAAHALHDALLGNPWMPALTR; translated from the coding sequence GTGATTCCGGCTGAGGGCGAGCGTCCGTCATACGGCGAGCTTGCCGCTTTGGTCGTGACGCTGACCGCCCGGCTGGATGTGCTGGAAGCGCGGGTCGTCGAGTTGGAGGCGGAAAACGCCCAGCTCAAAGCGGAGAACGCGGAGTTGCGGGCTGAGAATGCCGAGCTGCGGCGGCAGGTAGGGCGAAACTCGCGTAATTCCTCGCAACCTCCGTCGGCCGATGGCCTGGCCAAGCCACCGCCCAAGTCGATGCGGGGTAGGAGCGGACGTCGCCCCGGTAAGCAGCCCGGCACGTCGGGGACGGCGTTGATGCAGGTGGACTGCCCGACATGGACGGTGCCGCACCTTCCATCTGCGTGTGGCGGGTGTGGCGGGGACCTGACCGATGCAACCCCGGCGGGCGTTGCGGTGATTCGGCAGGTTTTCGACATCCCCGAGGTCAAGGCCGAGGTCACCGCGCATGAGTTGCACGCCCTGGCCTGTGGCGGTTGCGGGACGGTGACCCGTGCTGCGGCTCCGGCGTTCGCCACGGCCCCGGCGGTATACGGGCCACGGGTGAGCGCGCTGGCCGCCTACCTGTCCGCCCAGCACCACATCCCGGTTGGGCGGGTCGCCGAAGTCCTCGCCGATCTGGCCGGGATCGAGGTGTCGACCGGGTGGATCAGCGACACGGTCACGAAGGTGGCCCAGGTCCTGGCGCCGGTCAACGCACGGATCCGTGACGCGATCGCCGCTGCGAGCGTCGCGCACTTCGATGAGAGCGTCACCCGCGTGAGCGGCAGGAACCACTGGCTGCACGTGGCCGCCACACCTGCGCTGACCGCCTACCACATCGACGCCCACGGGCGCGGCACCGAGTCGATCACCGCGTTCGGGATCCTTCCCCGCTTCACCGGCGTGGCCGTCCACGACGCCTACCGCTCCTACCAGGCATTCGAGGGCTGCACGCACGCCTTGTGCAATGCGCACATCGTCCGGGAGGCCGCCGGGATCGGCGAGTACGACCTTCGCGCGCGGGCCGATGGCTGGGCTGAGGCGCTGGTGCTGTTACTCGGTGACGGATACCGGTGGGTGGCCGCCTGGCGAGACAAAGGGCATGACCGCCTGCCGGACTTCAAGCTGAAGGACCTGTCCCAGCGCTTCGACGACCTGGTGGAACGAGCGTTGACCGCGCATTCCCCACGCGGAACGGGCAAGCAGAGCCCTGCACGTAACCTGGCGCTACGCCTGCGAACCCGAAAGAGTGAGGTGCTGCGGTTCGCCACCGACTTCACTGTGGCGTACTCCAACAACGTCGCGGAGCAGGCCATCCGTATGATCAAGACGAAGACCAAGGTCAGCGGTGGTTTTCGCACGCTCAAGGGCGCCCAGACTTTCCTGGCCATCCGCGGCTACATCTCCACCGTCCGAAAGAACGGTCTCCGCGCCGCTCACGCGCTGCACGACGCGCTGCTCGGCAATCCCTGGATGCCCGCACTCACGCGATGA